ACTGTCAACAAGCAACAAAACCCCAAACACCATATTTGTAGGCCGCTCTCTTCCAGAGTTCAATCAGGATCTCTTCCTAGGCATCAAGTATGCCGACGAGCCAAGCCGCTTCACACCGGTAGAGCTCAAGAGCATCTATGCATCCAAGGATAGTAATTCTGGACCTTATGATCCATCACAAGCAGGACTCAGCACGGCTTCCAATTCGATATACTACAAtgctacggagtacggcTATGACTGTCCTGCTTATGGATCTGATACCAATACCCTGATTAAAGAGGGCCTTGTCACTTTGAATGAAGACTGCTTTAACTTGAACATCATCCGACCCATTGCCGACGAGAATAACGGATTGCTTCCCGTTCTGCTCTGGATTTTCGGTGGTGGGTGGACACAGGGCGCGACTGCGGATCCGAGGTATGTTTGGCCGAGGACATGCCTGGGAGTGGAGTGCTCGATCATGTTGGCTAACCGTATGCTACACTATCTACAGATATAATATGAGCTATATCGTTGAACAGAGCGCATTGAATGGCAAGCCGGTTCTGGGTGTTTCTATCAACTACCGTCTGGCGGCATTCGGATTCCTTGATTCGGAGGAAGTGAGGGTAAGACTGTTGTATACACAATAGGTGCGGCAGAACATCGAGACTAACTTGATCTCTAGGCTGAGGGAAACACCAATCTAGCACTGCGCGACCAGCGCACGGCTATGCGCTGGGTGAAGAAGAACATTGAAGCGTTTGGTGGCGACCCGAGCAAGATCACAATTTGGGGCGAGTCCGCGTGAGTCACTAGAAATATCCGTTTCGGAATAGCAGGTGCTTATTCTCGAACGATACAGTGGTGCATATAGTGTTGGAGCACATCTGGTAACCAACAATGGTGACAACGAGGGTCTTTTCAGAGCTGGTACAGTCCACGCCCACTCATTTCTTTGAACTGCCAGACTAAGTTTGACTAGCAATCATGGATTCTGGAAATGCCGTTGGGCCTCCATACAACGGAACAGAATGGCACCAGCCAATGTACGACCGAATCGTTGAGAGAGCCGGGTCAGTATGTGTCGAACTAGTCCCTATCTACAGACGCTGATATCTGATCCCCAGATGCACCACTTCAAAGAATACCCTACAATGTCTTCGTGAGCTGCCCTACGCAACTTTATACAGTATTGCCAACGAGGGTCAAGAATGGTTCGCTACTGTCGACGGCTCATTCATCGCCCAGTATCCACAGATCAGCTATAGAGAAGGCAAACTGGCCCAGGTACCTATCTTGATAGGGACGAATACCGACGAGGGCACCAGTTTTGGGACGACCGGCACAAACACCGACGAGGACTGCATCAATCAATTGACTAGTGAGTGTTGTTGCATAGCATATTTGCCACCTTATATTATGATAACGTGCTAAGCGAGCCCCCACAGCATCCAAGCGCTGGGTTCTCGACCGTTCCCAAGCTACCAAGCTGCTATCCTTTTACCCCGATATTCCCGCCATCGGCTGCCCCTATGGCTGGGGAAATACCACCTGGCCATCGCTTGGACTCATGTACAAGCGCTATGAATCTATAGCCGG
The nucleotide sequence above comes from Penicillium digitatum chromosome 1, complete sequence. Encoded proteins:
- a CDS encoding Triacylglycerol lipase (LipA), putative, with translation MTATFGLAQLELLYKFQDAVQNKHHGAPFDLDPLYNFWSNSQPHLIQNNKNRSESAHGNTVNKQQNPKHHICIKYADEPSRFTPVELKSIYASKDSNSGPYDPSQAGLSTASNSIYYNATEYGYDCPAYGSDTNTLIKEGLVTLNEDCFNLNIIRPIADENNGLLPVLLWIFGGGWTQGATADPRYNMSYIVEQSALNGKPVLGVSINYRLAAFGFLDSEEVRAEGNTNLALRDQRTAMRWVKKNIEAFGGDPSKITIWGESAGAYSVGAHLVTNNGDNEGLFRAAIMDSGNAVGPPYNGTEWHQPMYDRIVERAGCTTSKNTLQCLRELPYATLYSIANEGQEWFATVDGSFIAQYPQISYREGKLAQVPILIGTNTDEGTSFGTTGTNTDEDCINQLTTSKRWVLDRSQATKLLSFYPDIPAIGCPYGWGNTTWPSLGLMYKRYESIAGDVTQVAPRRMLAQRMASFRDNVYSYRWDVAAFNSSTTIGVQHFAEIPFVFANPVQTITPLGSDPARLELGQMAARMWTSFAADLDPNGHGVSDIAEWPTYSSRATNFVFRLPRKESYVEADTYRVDGIDYINSIAR